A genome region from Chloroherpetonaceae bacterium includes the following:
- a CDS encoding glycoside hydrolase family 13 protein translates to MRYAPLILSFFFSHILLAQMKPTSSFAPNWARGAVFYQIFPERFRNGDPHNDPTFDKSAPTGKAHSWTSNWYALTSEEKAHSPNFYDNVFRRRYGGDLQGVLDKLDYLADLGIEVIYFNPLFEAPSLHKYDATLLHHIDINFGPDPAGDLEIISKENPADPNTWQWTSADRLFLKLVEEAHRRGIRIILDGVFNHTGRTFWAFQDVLRHQEKSRYKDWYHIISWDDSTKGTKFDYAGWHGSKSLPIFARDSLSGLHPEVCAYLFAITKRWMLPDGKVEKGIDGWRLDAADDVPHQFWKMWRQYAKSLNPNAYLVGEIWKNAREWLQGDEFDAVTNYQLAILTFQFFIKRSIPSSRDFLKKLEALLAAYPQEANYGLLNLLESHDTDRLASMIVNPNRDYDRQSSLRYHPEYDPRKPNETERALQKAITVFQMTYLGSPMLYYGTEAGMWGADDPDDRKPMLWPDLRYENETHLYRPDISYTVEFDQSLFEFHKKLISIRRQSKAIRYGTFRPIYLKANLVCYERKYEDELVVVIINPLQTTQSEKLLLPAGVWRDELSGKTFIVSKTSSSLSLSLSGYSGMILKRV, encoded by the coding sequence ATGCGCTACGCTCCTTTAATCCTTAGCTTTTTTTTCAGCCACATCTTGCTTGCACAGATGAAGCCAACTTCTTCTTTTGCACCAAACTGGGCAAGGGGTGCCGTTTTTTATCAAATTTTCCCTGAACGATTCCGTAACGGAGATCCGCATAATGACCCTACTTTTGATAAATCTGCACCAACGGGGAAGGCTCACTCTTGGACAAGCAATTGGTATGCGCTTACTTCTGAGGAAAAAGCTCACTCTCCGAATTTCTATGATAATGTATTTCGTCGTCGCTACGGTGGGGATTTGCAAGGTGTTTTGGATAAGTTGGATTACCTTGCTGACTTAGGTATAGAAGTAATTTACTTCAACCCCCTTTTCGAAGCGCCGTCGCTTCATAAATACGATGCCACACTTTTGCATCACATTGATATTAACTTTGGTCCAGACCCTGCTGGCGACCTTGAAATTATCTCCAAAGAAAATCCCGCTGACCCTAATACTTGGCAATGGACAAGTGCTGACCGACTTTTTCTTAAACTTGTTGAGGAAGCACACCGACGCGGTATTCGCATTATTCTCGATGGTGTGTTCAATCATACTGGGCGCACTTTTTGGGCATTTCAAGATGTTTTGCGGCATCAAGAAAAATCACGATATAAAGACTGGTATCACATTATAAGTTGGGACGATTCCACCAAAGGCACAAAGTTCGATTACGCTGGCTGGCACGGCTCAAAGTCCTTACCTATTTTTGCACGCGATTCGCTTTCTGGTCTGCACCCTGAAGTTTGTGCATACCTTTTTGCGATTACGAAGCGCTGGATGCTGCCCGACGGTAAAGTAGAAAAGGGTATTGACGGCTGGCGACTTGATGCTGCCGATGATGTACCTCATCAATTTTGGAAAATGTGGCGACAATATGCAAAATCACTCAATCCTAATGCATATTTAGTTGGCGAAATTTGGAAAAATGCACGCGAATGGCTCCAAGGCGATGAATTCGATGCCGTCACCAATTATCAACTTGCGATTCTGACATTCCAATTCTTTATCAAGCGAAGCATTCCAAGCAGTCGAGACTTTCTTAAGAAACTGGAAGCCCTGCTTGCTGCATATCCCCAAGAAGCCAACTACGGACTTCTCAATCTTCTCGAGAGCCATGATACAGATCGCCTTGCTTCAATGATTGTCAATCCGAACCGAGACTATGACCGACAGTCTTCCTTGCGTTATCACCCTGAATACGACCCGCGTAAGCCTAATGAAACGGAACGCGCACTTCAGAAAGCGATTACAGTTTTTCAGATGACCTATCTTGGCTCACCGATGCTTTACTACGGCACAGAAGCTGGAATGTGGGGTGCTGATGACCCTGACGACCGCAAACCGATGCTCTGGCCAGACCTTCGATATGAAAATGAAACTCATCTTTACCGACCAGACATCTCTTACACTGTTGAATTTGACCAATCGCTTTTTGAGTTTCACAAAAAACTCATCTCCATTCGCAGGCAAAGTAAAGCAATTCGCTATGGCACATTCAGGCCCATATACCTGAAGGCAAACCTTGTCTGCTATGAGCGAAAGTATGAAGATGAGCTTGTTGTGGTCATTATTAATCCCTTGCAAACTACTCAATCTGAGAAGTTGTTACTGCCTGCTGGTGTCTGGAGAGATGAACTAAGCGGGAAAACCTTTATCGTTTCTAAAACTTCTTCCTCACTTTCACTGTCTCTTTCAGGTTACTCAGGTATGATTTTGAAAAGAGTTTAG
- a CDS encoding ATP-binding cassette domain-containing protein: protein MIRVENLTKVFGRGTLNEVYALDRVNLTIEEGDFAVVIGVNGSGKSTLLNAIAGSFICDSGRILIDNVDVTKDPDYKRAKYIARVFQNPYMGTAPNMTVAENMQMASLRGERKGLSIGLTKKRREYLREKLAELQMGLENRMDTPIGLLSGGQRQAITLLMAAMRRPKILLLDEHTAALDPISGEQVLFITQQLIEHYKLTALMVTHSMNHAVRFGNRVIMMNLGDVACDIRGEEKRALTEEALLKRFSERHIHYIY, encoded by the coding sequence ATGATACGAGTCGAGAACCTCACCAAAGTCTTTGGGCGTGGTACGCTCAATGAGGTCTATGCGCTAGACCGAGTGAATCTCACTATTGAAGAAGGCGACTTTGCCGTTGTAATTGGCGTCAATGGCAGCGGCAAATCCACGTTGCTTAATGCGATTGCAGGCAGTTTCATCTGCGATTCGGGCAGAATCTTGATTGACAATGTCGATGTAACCAAAGATCCAGACTATAAGCGTGCCAAGTATATCGCACGAGTGTTTCAGAATCCCTATATGGGCACAGCCCCAAATATGACGGTGGCGGAAAATATGCAGATGGCATCGCTGCGAGGTGAAAGAAAAGGGCTAAGCATTGGGCTAACCAAAAAACGGCGTGAATACCTGCGAGAAAAATTGGCGGAACTGCAAATGGGGCTAGAGAACCGAATGGATACGCCCATTGGACTGCTCTCGGGCGGACAGCGCCAAGCCATAACGCTTCTGATGGCAGCGATGCGGCGACCAAAAATTCTTCTACTGGACGAACACACTGCAGCCTTGGACCCAATTTCAGGTGAGCAGGTGCTTTTTATTACGCAGCAACTAATTGAGCACTACAAACTGACTGCACTAATGGTTACACACTCTATGAATCATGCCGTGCGCTTCGGTAATCGAGTGATTATGATGAACTTAGGCGATGTAGCCTGTGACATTCGTGGTGAGGAAAAACGGGCGCTCACCGAAGAAGCACTCTTGAAACGATTTAGTGAGCGGCATATTCACTACATCTATTGA
- a CDS encoding DNA photolyase family protein translates to MNRIIVWHRRDLRISDNTALHAALKVADEVIPLFILADDILKERDDFSPACVKFMLQSLAELAVSYQKIGGQFILRKGRFLEVLREVVKESEARAIYFNEDYEPAAKERDRKVREEFSKLGLEVRAFKDQVCFAPSEILTAQGKPYTIYTPYKKNWLSQAEKIAEPVNAPVRIKSPNLPSIPVPTVEELGLKESVTLLTQGGERSGEETLKKFLEKKILRYKVDRDFPSAEGTSLLSAHLRFGTVSVRKVYFAARAKEENANSSEKAGIDTFIAELIWRDFYFQILDHFPFVEKESFKPETRKIKWENREDFFLAWKEGRTGYPIVDAAMRQLNQTGWMHNRLRMIVASFLTKDLLIDWRWGEKYFMQRLVDGDMAANNGGWQWSASTGTDAQPYFRIFNPISQSKKFDPKGEFIKKYVPELSKVPEKYIHNPAEFLQSSPLLQSEFGVRLGVDYPLPIVEHTKQREKALKMFREASA, encoded by the coding sequence ATGAACCGTATCATTGTGTGGCATCGCCGTGATTTAAGAATTTCAGATAATACAGCGCTGCATGCTGCGCTGAAAGTGGCGGACGAAGTTATCCCGCTCTTTATTCTTGCCGATGACATCCTAAAGGAGAGAGACGATTTTTCGCCCGCTTGCGTGAAATTTATGCTGCAGTCGCTTGCAGAATTGGCAGTGTCATACCAAAAAATCGGTGGGCAATTCATTCTGCGAAAAGGGCGATTTTTGGAGGTGTTGCGAGAGGTCGTAAAAGAAAGTGAAGCCAGAGCAATTTACTTCAATGAAGACTATGAGCCCGCAGCAAAAGAGCGAGATAGAAAAGTAAGAGAAGAGTTTTCTAAATTAGGCTTGGAGGTCAGAGCATTCAAAGACCAAGTTTGCTTTGCACCAAGCGAGATATTAACTGCGCAAGGGAAACCATACACCATCTACACCCCTTACAAGAAAAATTGGCTTTCTCAAGCAGAAAAAATAGCTGAGCCTGTCAATGCGCCAGTTCGCATTAAATCGCCCAATCTCCCAAGTATTCCTGTGCCAACAGTAGAGGAATTAGGGTTAAAAGAAAGTGTAACACTGCTGACACAAGGTGGAGAAAGGAGCGGTGAGGAGACACTAAAAAAATTCTTAGAGAAAAAGATTTTGCGCTACAAAGTAGATAGAGACTTTCCTAGCGCGGAGGGAACAAGTTTGCTTTCTGCACACTTACGATTTGGCACAGTTTCAGTTCGCAAAGTCTATTTCGCCGCAAGAGCAAAAGAAGAAAATGCAAATTCATCGGAAAAAGCAGGTATAGATACATTCATTGCTGAGTTGATTTGGCGAGATTTTTATTTTCAGATTCTTGACCATTTCCCCTTCGTAGAAAAAGAAAGTTTTAAGCCAGAGACGCGAAAAATTAAGTGGGAAAATCGAGAAGATTTCTTCTTAGCATGGAAGGAGGGGAGAACAGGCTACCCAATTGTCGATGCAGCAATGCGCCAGCTCAATCAAACAGGTTGGATGCACAATCGCCTCAGAATGATTGTTGCGAGTTTCCTAACAAAAGATTTGCTCATTGATTGGCGATGGGGCGAGAAGTATTTTATGCAACGCTTGGTAGATGGCGATATGGCTGCCAACAACGGTGGCTGGCAATGGTCGGCTTCGACAGGCACCGATGCACAGCCCTATTTTAGGATTTTTAATCCTATTTCACAATCCAAAAAGTTTGACCCGAAAGGTGAGTTTATTAAAAAGTATGTGCCAGAACTCTCAAAAGTGCCAGAAAAATACATTCACAATCCCGCCGAATTTTTGCAGTCATCTCCGCTATTGCAATCAGAATTCGGTGTAAGGCTCGGCGTAGACTACCCACTTCCAATCGTGGAGCATACCAAGCAGCGTGAAAAAGCCTTAAAAATGTTTAGGGAAGCAAGCGCATAG
- a CDS encoding ABC-2 family transporter protein, whose amino-acid sequence MQSLIYGIRRFLRLEWAFIKNCLTRDVQYRGNFFLVFVMDIIWYAVNLGFFEVIYFNTSTIAGYTRSDVFFFMATTFVIDAIDMTFFASGIWQISDFIRKGDFDLILSKPVSPLIYSTMRFVSFGSLLDLVFALGLLAIAFLNLDFTPTFLDILGYVVLVISGLVVMYSIQVFFAALGFIFVNASTGLQWGFHHLYQLAMRPEAIYKGLVRFFLLYLLPMIVISSIPSTMILRGFDINTFLTCFFISTFSLLFTVKFFYFALRRYESASS is encoded by the coding sequence TTGCAGTCACTCATTTACGGTATCCGTCGCTTTCTCCGATTAGAGTGGGCATTCATCAAGAATTGCCTCACGCGCGATGTTCAGTATCGCGGGAACTTCTTTCTGGTGTTTGTGATGGACATCATTTGGTATGCGGTGAATTTAGGCTTTTTTGAAGTCATTTACTTCAATACCAGCACAATTGCTGGTTATACGCGCAGCGATGTCTTCTTCTTTATGGCTACTACCTTCGTAATTGATGCAATTGATATGACCTTCTTTGCTTCTGGAATTTGGCAAATCAGTGACTTCATTCGAAAGGGTGATTTTGATCTCATTCTCTCTAAGCCTGTTTCACCGCTTATCTACTCTACGATGCGCTTTGTCTCATTTGGCTCTCTCTTAGACCTCGTCTTTGCTTTGGGCTTGCTTGCGATTGCATTCCTTAATTTGGACTTTACGCCCACGTTTCTAGACATTCTCGGATACGTCGTCTTGGTCATCTCTGGTTTAGTTGTAATGTATTCCATTCAAGTTTTCTTTGCTGCACTTGGGTTTATCTTTGTGAATGCCTCGACTGGCTTACAGTGGGGCTTTCACCACCTCTACCAGCTGGCTATGCGCCCAGAAGCTATCTACAAAGGCCTTGTGCGATTCTTTTTGCTCTATCTTCTTCCAATGATTGTCATTTCTTCAATCCCTTCTACGATGATTTTGCGTGGGTTCGACATCAACACTTTTCTTACTTGCTTTTTTATTAGCACATTTTCACTACTTTTCACCGTCAAGTTTTTTTACTTTGCACTTCGCCGCTACGAAAGTGCATCAAGTTAA
- a CDS encoding M67 family metallopeptidase: MLQLSRTTLEAMQQHAVDTFPEECGGLLLGYLLEDARNITLVVTEILPLPNVRLEARHNRIEIDPLDYVKAERLALKKGLGVWGFYHSHPNAPAIPSEFDRLHFPFTNWWYPIVSVTATRQPEVRCWKLSPTRDSFSEEIIRLSDTCPTASTA; encoded by the coding sequence ATGCTTCAGCTTTCTCGCACAACGCTTGAAGCTATGCAACAGCACGCAGTAGACACTTTCCCAGAAGAGTGCGGTGGCTTGTTGCTTGGCTACTTGCTTGAAGATGCTCGCAACATCACCTTAGTTGTCACTGAAATACTTCCTCTCCCTAATGTGCGGCTCGAGGCTCGGCACAATCGCATTGAAATAGACCCGCTGGACTATGTGAAGGCGGAGCGTCTTGCATTGAAGAAAGGCTTGGGTGTTTGGGGTTTCTACCACTCTCACCCCAACGCCCCTGCTATTCCTTCTGAATTCGACCGTCTGCATTTTCCCTTCACGAACTGGTGGTATCCAATTGTCAGCGTTACAGCCACTCGGCAGCCAGAAGTGCGGTGCTGGAAACTCTCTCCTACTCGTGATTCATTTAGTGAGGAGATAATTCGCCTCTCGGACACTTGCCCAACTGCGTCTACAGCTTAA